The genomic stretch cagggtccagagtaacgcccagGTCCTtcacagggtccagagtaacgcccagGTCCTTCAGTTtcatttgagacgactgtacaaccatcaagattaattgtcagatccaacagaagatctctttgtttcttgggacctagaacaagcatctctgttttgtccgagtttcaaagtaaaacatttgcagccatccacttccttatgtcgtgtctttggctatgccggattaagtgatatgacatgctaacctataaaattatttctctgtaattaatattacctgattaagctaatcatgtaaatgtaattaactacaaagtcggggcaccacggaagaacgtttatagagctgttatcttccgaataaactcttaaaatacttagtaatattttacatcgatagcagtcaatattaacccttatcttattttcagtctcataatgaaagttgtaaattcttggctatcttcacgaaccctggctaacaagttgaatcagcaatacaaaattgggtttaattatttatttactaaatacctaaactaatcacacagaattacaaatacacagaatacaatgatgtcatacagaacacgccctggtgaacggagcctgtatcatggctggttacacaaaggaaagggggttgggcttgaatgaaagagtgggaagacttaggaaccacaaacagaagctgtgctatcgtacatacagtatcttatgcattctaaattaccgcccatttggaaaaggaaaatgcaataaatatttactctgagctgcgcttcggtagattggtcgtagatgctggccgggttggccaacagatcttcctgtcctctgaagaatgtctctggtggtaaattggatacgtggtggtatcttcgtctgtttgttagactggatccgtcgtccatcctttcctagcccacgtctacagttgccgctgctaactcaacggctaggaagtatcacttctgtagtgaataagctcaaagttcataccattcgccaccaaagctcacgccgaggttggcttagttctgtacttgacatgtgtgtccttctaacgtagaggctgcagacctcacgtactggaaccacctggttatcttttcgtcaaaggcttatatagtggagagggggaaggatgtgtttcatcgtttataacccctgtctcttcacaggggtgggccactgatcaagcagggcactttccttatgaaaacccaattctctcatttggaagctaaaattacatttaatctcctaacaaacaatttcaatatcaaacatttcaattgcataacaattccatgtgactctgataactagagggtggatactttcccaggtacagtttatgtcgtcctgtcatcagtcataatgtctcagatgacaaccgaactgacatacatactcattacgttcccaagcatatttccaactggttttattaccaaaatatggttccttttccccatttgtttgatgttcccagactctctatatttaacacaggctattcaagtccttcagtagggtcagagagagaggggaagggagaaaggtatttatgggggggtcataaaccttacccacaggccaacgtcatgacacttatgtctgaaacacaggcttccagagaAGGCAATTTTggtgcttcaccatgtttcatcgggGCAAATATAATCTTTCATTACTCCGATTGGCCAAGGAGCCTTGTGACATGTTGGGGCGGCGTGGCATAGGCCTATTTTAGACTTTGGAAGGGCCTAAAGCCGTCGTGGGACTAAGGCAAAGCTGTTGGCTAGgttactgctctgtttcagctgtcgtgggactGGGGCAAAGCAGTTGGCTAGgttactgctctgtttcagctgtcgtgggactAGAGCAaagcagttggctaggtactgctctgtttcagctgtcgtgggactAGAGCAAAGCAGTTGGCTGGGTActgttctgtttcagctgtcgtgggactAGAGCAaagcagttggctaggtactgctctgtttcagctgttgtgGGACTAGAGCAaagcagttggctaggtactgctctgtttcagctgtcgtgggcagcctagctgctTGGAGAAGGAGGTGCTTCCTGTTTCAGCTGTTGTGGGCAGCCTAGCTGCTTGGAGAAGGAGGTGCTTCCTGTACCCTTGAGGGACATGCAGACAGGAacctttgaaatgtttggatcttTTTATTTGTACATGTGATtggtggattcaaataaagtatttaaaatgtgtgtgtgtaggtacctGCAGAGGTTTGACGGGGAGTTGGACCAGATAGAGCTGGTGAACGGGATCAAAGGTCGTCAGGGTCGTCTCCATGGCAGCAGGGAGACTGTCATCaaacagactgtagagagagagaccgctCTGTACCATGGCAACGGCTTCggtcagtctcacacacacacggtgatacacacacacacacacacacacacacacacacacacacacacacacacagtgaacccTGACGTTgtgttcttcttctctcctcagaGATTCCAGACATCATCAACTCTAAACATCTCAAGACCTTCAGGTGAGACGACCAATGACAACCCACCTCTGGCTAGAGCAGGAATCTGATTGGTCTGTGTCAGTAGAGCtgtgatctgattggttgttgcCAGTAGAGTTGTGATGATTCATGAAAAACAGCTCTATTTGTTACATTTCTCTCTGAAACGTTCTCTCACCTGATTGGTTAATTCTGTGTGGTtcgttccttgttccttgtcaatcattggtgaaattagcattcagacaatatctttaattaaataattcaaaaacctttattaatgcaattgcagataGAAGTAACATAGCAGGCATGTTTCcagagtaagttctgcaaaatagaAAAGGGTCCGAGTTGTTTTATTATGCCTACATCattaccttctactcatgagaccaagcccatgccTACAGTCATATATCTTAGTGACGTCACTGCCTACATCATTACCTTCTACCcatgagaccaagcccatgcagCCACACAGCTTATACAAACAAGAGTTTCAGTGTTATCTAAAGGCTCAGCAGTAAATGTCCCCAGGCTGATTTATAGAGGaatgtctgactagtctcttatctcttacactcccctgcagagttctgtcacaCAATTACACATTTCTCAGACCGTTTtctttataagaggcagagaGACTAGAAGAAaactgtggaacaatattaaacctttataatgactatatatatatatatatatatatatatatatatatatatatattagttaatCTGTAGTCCAGGACCCTATATatgtaaggagggaggggtcttataacccttctattaatacaacataatcaattattctaatacatcaaccatttggtacagcccctatcatgaccccaaggtgCACCCGGCAATTCCATGTTTCTGATCTGTGATTGGATGATTCCATTGTTCTGAGCTGTGATTGGTTGGTTCCATTGTTCTGATCTGTGATTGGATGATTCCATTGTTTTGATCTGTGATTGGATGATTCCATTGTTTTGATCTGTGATTGGATGTTTCCATTGTTCTGATCTGTGATTGGATGATTCCATGGTTCTGATCTGTGATTGGTTGGTTTCAGGGAGTGGAGCGGCGATCTAAAGAAGCTTCCCAACATCAAGATGAGGAAGTTCTCTTCCCGAGGGATGGacagaacaggaggagaggaggaggggaccgccggaggaaaggaggaggagatcgccacaggagaggaggaggaggaggggactgccgcaggagaggaggaggaggaggccttGATGGAGGACTCAGATTCAGACACCCAGGAAGATGCCCCATAATGCTTTGCGTGTTAAAACTCTGGGGATGTCAGCCATCTTACCTGACTGGGGTTAAGCCAacctgtttttgtgtgtgtgtgtgtgtgtgtgtgtgtgtgtgtgtgtgtgtgtgtgtgtgtgtcccaataCAGACATCTAATAAACCTAAAGACAGAGAGCGATACTGTTGTTCTGTTTTATTTAAGAGGCGTCTCcctctttaacctcttacatctcgactttccgctagcggaacacctgctccaatatccaatgataggcgtggcgcgaaatacaaattcctcaaaaattcaaaaacttccatttttcaaacatatgactattttacaccattttaaagacaagactctcctttatctaaccacactgtctgatttcaaaaaggctttacagcgaaagcaaaacattagattatgtcagcagagtacccagccagaaataatcagacacccatttttcaagctagcatataatgtcacaaaaaacaaaaccacagctaaatgcagcactaacctttgatgatcttcatcagatgacacgcctaggacattatgttatacaatacatgcatgttttgttcaatcaagttcatatttatatcaaaaaccagctttttacattagcatgtgacgttcagaactagcattcccatcgaacacttccggtgaatttactaaattactcacgataaacgttcacaaaaaacataattattttaataattatatatacagaactcctttatgcaatcgaggtgtccgattttaaaatagcttttcggtgaaagcacattttgcaatattctgagtagatagctcgccatcacaggctagctattttgacacccaccaagtttgaccctcaccaaagtcagatttactataagaaaagtttgattacctttgctgttcttcgtcagaatgcactcccaggacttatactttaataacaaatgttggtttggttccaaataatccatagttatatccaaatagcggcgttttgttcgtgcgttcaagacactatccaagggtgacgaagggttacgcgcccgacgcgtttcgtgacaaaaaaattctaaatattccattaccgtacttcgaagcatgtcaaccgctgtttaaaatcaatttttatgctatttttctcgtaaaaaagcgataatattccgaccgggaaaccctgttttagttcaaaaacagataaaataaaaacatggggtcgcctcgtgcacgcgcctccagtctctgttctctgatcgaccactatcaaaatgcgctagtgtttttcagccagggcctgcaaagccaccattcagctttttgccgccttctgagagcctatgggagccgtaggaagtgtcacgttacagcagagatcccctgttttggatagagatgatcaagaaatggtcagacagggtacttcctgtacagaatcttctcaggttttggcctcccaaatgagttctgttatactcacagacaccattcaaacagttttagaaactttggagtgttttctatccaaagctaataattatatgcatattctcgtttctgggcaggagtaataatcagattaaatcgggtacgttttttatccggacgtgaaaatactgccccctatccataacaggttaaacataGAATTGGAgcgtgtgtgttgctgtgttcaaaacaacttgGAAACTCTTTATAGAAAGATGCGATCAGAGCTTCCCGGCAGGTATCAGAATCAACCAATAGGAAGTAACAGAATCAACCAATAGGAAGTATCAGAATCAACCAATAGGAGGTATCAGAATCAACCAATAGGAGGTATCAGAATCAACCAATAGGAGGTATCAGAATCAACCAATAGGAAGCTCTacgcaaaaaaaaatgtaagcacATCTTTACTCTGAGTTGTTTTGATCACGTCTTGTTTGTGTCAATCAGTTAGAGTGAGTGTAAAGgtcgtatccagtcagtcagagtgagtgtaaaggtcgtatccagtcagtcagagtgagtgtaaaggttgtatccagtcagtcagagtgagtgtaaaggtcgtatccagtcagtcagagtgagtgtaaaggttgtatccagtcagtcagagtgagtgagtgtaaaggtcgtatccagtcagttagagtgagtgtaaaggtcgtatccagtcagtcagagtgagtgtaaaggttgtatccggtgccttctgaaagtattcagaccccttctctttttccacattttgttacgttacagccttgtttaaaaatgtattcaataatcTACACTCaaagctggctgcctggccaaactgagcaatcgagggagaagggccttggtcagggaggtgaccaagaaccagatggtcactctgacagagctccagagttcctctgtagagatgggagaaccttccagaaggacaaccatctctgcatcactccaccaatcaggcctttatggtagagtggccagacggaagccactcctcagtaaaaggcacatgacagcccgcttggagtttgccaaaagacacctaaagactctcagaccatgagaaacaagattctctggtctgatgaaaccaagattgaactctttggtctgaatgccaagtgtcacatttggaggaaacctggcaccatccctacggtgaagcatggtggtggcagcctcatgctgtggggatgtttttcagcggcagggactggagactagtcaggatcgagggaacgaTGAACGGAGacaagtatagagagatccttgatgaaaacctgctccagagcgctcaggacctcagactggggtcaaggttcaccttccaacaggacaacgaccctaagcacacagccaagacaacacaggagtggtttctctgaatgtccttgagtggtccagccagagcccggacttgaaccctattgaatatctctggagagacctgaaaatagctgtgcagcgacgctccccatacaacctgacagagcttgagaggatctccagagaagaatgggagaaactccccaaatacaggtgtgccaagcttgtagcgtcgtacccaagaagactcaaggctgtaatcgcagccaaaggtgtttcaacaaagtacatggtctgaatacttatggaaattaaacctgtttttgctttgtcattatggggtattgtgtgtagattgaggtaaaaaacaacacaaagtggaaaaagttaagtggtctgaatactttcccaaatgcactgtatgaacGCAACATATAagggaatcagtcaattgaaataaataaattaggccctgatctatggatttcacatgactgggaatacagaaatgcatctgttggtcaccgaTACTGTACCTTAAATAAAGGTAGAGGTGTGGAtcagagaaccagtcagtatctggtgggaccatttgcctcatgcagcgctacacatctccttcgcatagagttgatccggCTGTTGATTGTCCTGTGAATTGTtgtacgaagttgctggatatcggcgggaactggaacacgctgtcgtacacgtcgatccagagcatcccaaacatgctcagtgggtgacatgtctggtgagtatgcaggtcatggaagaactgggacattttcagcttccaggaattgtgtccagatccttgcgacatggggccgtgtattatgctgaaacatgaggtgatgaatggcacgacaacgggcctcaggatctcatcactgtatctctgtgcattcaaattgccatcgataaaatgcaattgtgttcgttgtccgtagcttatacctgccccataccataaccccacctccaccatggggcccataccataaccccaccaccaccatggggcccgtaccataaccccacctccaccatggggcccgtaccataaccccaccaccaccatgggccccataccataaccaccacctccaccattggGGCCCATACATAACCCcaactccaccatggggcccataccataactccaccaccaccatggggcccataccacaaccccacctccaccatggggcccataccataaccccacctccaccatggggcccataccataaccccacctccaccatggggcccataccataaccccacctccaccatggggccctctgttcacaacgttgacatcagcaaaacgctcgtccacatgacgccatacacatagtctgaggttgtgaggccggttggaagtactgccaaattctctaaaacaacgttggaggtggcttatggtagagaaatgaacatgcaattatttggcaacagctctggtggacatttgtgacattgtgttgtgtgacaaaactgcacattttagagtggccttttattgtccccagcacaaggtgcacctgtgtaaggatcatgctgtttaatcagcttattgatgtgccacacctgtcaggtggatggattatcttggcaaaggagaaatcctcACTAACTGTTAACGGAATTTTATATCTTAATGATAATAATTagcaatcaataagccttgactaatccccagggtttgtaagacactgggtttaagaataattaggcaaggactcagctttctgcaaaaggttaattcggctttattcatgagaacgttctgaggtaCAAATAACAAAGACATTTATTTTATAGTTCCCTCCCTGCTAACGCACATACAAACTTCACAAACACTAGATATATGAAACACTCCTCGGATTTCTCCCCCCCCCCGAGATTAGAGAAACCTTGGAGGTACCTCCCTGTTTTCTCCAAAGTCTCTCCAAGTTTCTAGGTCGGGTGAAACAGATGCCTACTGTTGTCTTAGgcccactaaaacacacacacacacattttgtcccgggcctctactagaccttatgggactaaccgttcagtacattaattattcattatccatgctacataactactaattaataatggattattgattcatttacctttattagatcatTCTCttatcactaacagggatgtaaacaaatgagtgcacaacatttgagagaaatcagctttttgtgcctatagaacatttctgggatcttttaattcagttcttgaaacatgggaccaacactatacatgttgcgatttatattttagttcagtgtagaaTATGATATTTTTGGTTGTAATGGTGACTTCTAGAGACAGGCAgataaacaggcagacagacagacagacagacagacaggcaggcagacaaacagacaggcagccagacagacagacagacagacagacacctcttCAGATAGACATcatagtgacagacagacaggcaggcagacaaacaggtaggcagacagacagacagacagacagacagacagacagggacctcTTCAGATAGACTTCTagacatcacagacagacagacagacagacagacagacagacagacagacagacagacagacagacagacagacagacagacagacagacagggacctcTTCAGATAGACTTCTAGACATcatagtgacagacagacaggcagacagacagacatgcaggcaggcagacagacatgcaggGACCTCTTCAGATAGACTTCTAGACATcatagtgacagacagacaggcagacaggcagacatgcaggcaggcaggcaggcaggcaggcaggcagacagacagacagacagacagacagacagacagacagacagacagacagacagacagacagacagaccacattTCACCAGTATTTCTATTCAGAGTTCGATCCTGTCCAGCAGAGAGAGTAAATACTAACATAAACACATCTAGGACTCtaaccctcctcctggagagctgCAAGCTGTGCAGGGTTTTGTTCCAGCCACTCCTCAGGCTGTTTATATTTAATACTGAGAGAGTATAACAGACGCTCTGATTGGCTGATCTATGGCTGCTTCTATAACAGACGCTCTGATTGGCTAATCTACAGCTGCTTCTATAACAGACGCTCTGATTGGCTGATCTACAGCTGCTTCTATAACAGACGCTCTGATTGGCTGATCTACAGCTGCTTCTATAACAGACGCTCTGATTGGCTGATCTACAGCTGCTTCTATAACAGACGCTCTGATAGGCTATAGGGAGGGTGCATTAccaagagctgtgtgtgtgtgtgtgtgcgcgcatgtgtgtgtctgtgtgtgtgtgtgtgtctgtgtctgtgtgtgtgtgcgcgcatttgtgtatatgtctgtctgtgtctgtgtgtgtgtgtgtgtgtgtatatgtctgtgtgtgtgtgtgtgcgcatgtgtgtagatgtctgtctgtgtctgtgtgtgtgtgtgtatatgtctgtgtgtgtgtgtgtgtatgtgtgtgtgtgtgttagacggGGTTTTCCTCCGTGAGGTCGGAGTCCATCTGGATGACCTCGGGGGCGGGCCCTATCGGGACCTCCACGGCCTCAGGGTGATTCCCATTGGCCAGCGCGGCGTTGGTGGGCGGCGGCTTCTCGGGGCAGTTCTGCACAGTGATGATGCGATTGAAGGCTTTGAGTCGTCTCCATAGCAACCAGTAGACTTTACACTGGATGTACATGAACACCAGTCCGCCTGACATGCCGATCGCCACGATGACCAGCTTCATCCAGAACGGCCACTCCaacacacctagagagagagaggtagagagagagagagacagagagaggtgtagaggtagagagagagagagagacagagagagagagaggtgtagaggtagagagagagagagagagaggtagagagagagaggtagagagagagaggtgtagaggtagagagagagaggtgtagaggtagagagagagagagacagagagagaggtagagagag from Salmo trutta unplaced genomic scaffold, fSalTru1.1, whole genome shotgun sequence encodes the following:
- the LOC115182771 gene encoding translation machinery-associated protein 16, whose product is MPKAGKGKPTQKEKVCHPYSRKAAYLASQEIRLGKKERQKSEKATRLNSIGDKLQWFQSQLDSEKTEFTKQDACHIIERYLQRFDGELDQIELVNGIKGRQGRLHGSRETVIKQTVERETALYHGNGFEIPDIINSKHLKTFREWSGDLKKLPNIKMRKFSSRGMDRTGGEEEGTAGGKEEEIAT